The DNA sequence tggatCAAATAAACGCCATCCTAGTTTTCATACATATTTGTGacacaaaattcataatatatttcattattttgtatatgaatacaaggaaaaaaatctaatagggaattcttgacggtattacattcctttatgaattactattaatttctctctctctctctctctctctctctctctctttctctcattcttttccaaaaaatacccaaaaaaaataatcataaagtatttctctcattttttctctaattaatttctctctctctctctctttctctctttctcttatcttcaattctatatatatatctatacccaaaaaaaaacattttttataaaaatttaaaaaaaaaaaaaaaaaaacgacgtgtcgtctgggtgtcgttcatcccagacgacatgtcgttcaatccatcttcaacccttgtccgggttgacccgaacccgcctaaaccagcaccgacccgattcttgacccgtttatttcttccacctccggccatcgatcaaggccaaaccggtcccatttttttcctctcttcatttcctactaatgcccaatatcaatctatcctaaatcttcaaaaaataaacccacCTAAACCACTACCGACCCGATTCTTCACCgggttatttcttccacctccggccactgatcaaggccaaaccggtcccatttttttcctctcttcatttcctactaatgcccaatataaatctatcctaaatcttcaaaaaatataaacacaaaaattataaataaaaacccactccacggcaacgaaagaaataaacataaagccaaatccacacaaaaacaacccacaccggtcccacggcaacaaataaagaaaaagattcaaccAATTACCTTATTCCCTGTACTGAGATGAGATCCTAATGTTTGTCTTTTCCACGACAGCTTCGGTTtggttgtttgtatttgtgtgttcgtgtataaagccgtttgtttgctttttttgtatttttgtatttgtgaaagtgtaaagacgtttagaaaaggaatagtttatttttgtttggttttaaaaataaaaggatatataagtaattgttttttgtttgagggttataagggatattaaggggtagatcaaaaaagaaatgaattgagagggcaaaattcatgaagctcgaTCCTACAGGGGTATTGGGccaggggtattgggccaaattcccccttCTAACTAGCATACCGCCCGCTTAATCCAGCCTAAAATTCTAAGAATTGAAATTTTTACATGATAGTAGTCCCACGTAAATTAAGTTTCATCTCAGATAAAGAGGAGAGCTCCACTAAAATTGTGAGAAACATCTATAGAATGTTATTATTTCGTTTTAGAGAAATGTGAATCATATTGAAATGATGTCCAAAATGGGCattgaaatcaaatttgatggaaataataatattaataattatcaagtTGTCACCATAACGACATTAAAgttgtttaatttattgataTGACAAGCAAAATACTTGGTATTGTTAagcaaatttaataataataaaaatatctagaTGGCAAAAGGAATAACATTTATATGCAATGCAAACCACGTTTGGGATAGTAGTGCCGTCAGATTTATTttgtgtaaaaagaaaaaaaaaaagaaaaaaaaaaaagggaaactgAACTTTATCAACAACATTCAATGAACCCGCATAGCATACTTCGGAAAAAAGCAATAATTATTTGTGATTTCTTAAACGAAAATTTATGTAGAGTCACAAATATTCAGTAACTAAATCGCGcacgtttaaaaaataacactATAATTTGGAATTTATGTTCCCGATTGGATGcgtcaaataaaaattataaatcctAATTATCTTTCTATTTCATGTTTGTAAATTTTCTTGTTACTTCTTTTTGGTGCCAAAGCCAAAGAATCATTGTcagaattttttgaatttataaatcTTTTATACGCATTTTCTATAGTACCCAGTTGTTTTCTTGGTCGGAGTTTAATGCGCCTCGTGATTGTGGCAGTCGCGGATTGGTAACTACCAAACAGGTGGCTTCAAGTATGAGtagtaaaaatgtatataatattgtCTCCTGCATTTAATACATACTTGCActtttgctattgttttattattattattattattattatcatcattatttttaacagataagaaaaaaaatctctccTACCATTTTCTTCCTCTTTACTTCGTCTCTTTTCAAGTTCTCTAGGTCTCTTACCTTTGGCTAAACTCTTAAACTCAAACGTGGTTTTGGTTAATCTTTTCAAGCTTCAATTTTTATGCTAATGCTTCTCTTTAATATTATAGTTTTCTGATCTGGGTCTTCATTAGCTTTCTTTCAGATTGTAGTTCTCAATACTGGTTGGCCTATCTTGCTTCTTAACTGTTTGAACTTTTAAAAACAAGCCCGTTTGGTTTTCTTGATTCATTAATGGTTTCTTGATTGGTTTAATCAGATTTATGGGAAATGGGTCTTGAGAAGAGGATGCAGCAAGTGGATGCATATTGTAAGGTCAGTTTcgtttttctttgtctttctctTTCTGTTGGATACAAAAAATTTGGATGTATGTTTTATCAAACGGTTTGGTTCTCAATGAAAGTTAGTGTTTTGTTTTGCTAGTGATGATATAATGTAGGAAAATAAAGTAGATTGGTATTTTCAATCATCGGTTAATCAAAGTCTTCTTCAATAAGAGTGATTGGGTTTAGGTTTTGTGTATTTATTCTTAAATCCACCAAAACAGAAACCACATAAGATTTAAGATCTAAAATTCAGTTCTGGTTTCTCTTTCACAGTTTCTAAGCAACCAAACTTGGGGTTAACTGGCATGGATTTATATGTTATAGTTGAAGTGAAGCTAGCAtgaatttgttatatatatatatatatatttgcaaaattgGATTGGTTGTCCCCTTTGTCTTCAGATATTTGTTCATAAGGTATGTGTGCTTTTTAGGATTAAGATTGTTTTGTTTTACAAGGGGAATAATCTTTTGTTGAAATATGCTGTTTGAATCCATTTTATGCTAATATCTGTCTCCTTATGCCATATGCTCCTGCTTCTATAGACATTTCCTTGTTTCTCAACCGGCTTCACCAACTCCTAAATCAGTTCTCCAGAAAGGTGGGAAGAGAAGATAGCTAATTGGATGGACCCATCACCCAAGTAGCACAACATTCACTTAAGTGAACCTAATATAATCTTTTGGCTTGACTAATATGatctgttttgtttttcttggaaACTGCATGAgtcatataaaagaaaatgatttttgaaCTTGCATTTCCTTTTCCTTCCTGCAGAAATTAATCAGTACCCTACCTACCAGAGGTTaagaaattagataaataaaattatattttcatgatGCATGTCCATTTTCAATTTCGTTTGTAttcctttctatttttattaagcTTGAGGATATGTCCTGCTCTATTGTTGTTGCTTTTTTCAAATGATATGTCTTAAAAGGTGTCTTTCTCAAATCTATAGTAGGCATCATAAGGATCTGCATTAATCTTAGTTTGCTTGTAGTATGGTTTATATGTAATTCTGCCTCATAAACTTTGCAATttgcatatttttctttattaaatatACTCTTCTGGAATCTGAAAACATATCTTTCTTTTTCCAGAACTGTTCTGTAGTTGGCTGAAATTTTCTTCAAGGGATCTTCTTTAGTATGGGTAGAGGTagaggaaaagggaagaaacATGCTGTTATCGCTGTCCGTGAAGATCCCGGAAGTGGTGATGATGAAAAAATTCCAGCATACAGGAGAAGAGGAAGACCGCAGAAACCATTGCAGGATGATATTGAACGAGAAGAAGCAAATGAGAAGATGGAAGAAGATCCTGAAGATTTAAAGAATCATATTTCTAGCAAAAGTATGAAATATCAACCTATTATAGAGAatggaagaaaaaggaagagatcTGCACAGGTAAAAGAAACTATAGATTCTGTCAAAGATGAAAAAGGTGTTGAAACAAAACCTAGTGCTGATGATTCAACAAAGTCTGTTGGATTCCGACAAAATGGTAGTAGGCGAAAGAACAAGCCTCGCCGGGCTGCTGAAGCTGGAGTTGAGTGCAAATGAGTATGGATTAGCTGTTGCAATTGTTGCTTACCTTCATTTTTGCTGGATGGTTCATAAAGCATGAAGCAAGGCTTTGTCACTTATTGATTTGTGCATTGCCTTGTTATAATTTCTGGGGTTACACTTCTTACAAATGAAGGATTTTGattggtatttttttaaaatattctctAGTTTTCTGCTATTCACTTTTTGTGTAAGTGACCAGAGATTTGTTTCCCCTTCCAGACAATACTTGTTATACTACATTCGTTTAACTGTTCCTGATTTGAAaagcttcttctttctcttattttcatattttcctaagaaataatataaatttggaTTGGTGTGCCTGTTGACTGAGAACATATGAAGGAATATACGAAATCGAGCTCTGGAGAGACGAACATTCCAATTGGTCAAACAGTGTAACATGTGAATTAGTTGTTAAATGCAGAAGGAAGAAACTGAGTGGTTAGAAATGGTACAAGGAGTTGGAATTTTTACAGTAAAGGCTTTGTAGCCTTGTCCGTTACCATTTTATGACCCATGTAGATGTATGTCTTCAGTCTCAGCCTCTTTTGGGACATTGATAACTCAATACGCTCTGATACTTCAGCCAAAACAAAAATCGAATAAAGTTGCATCGAATAGCACTCATTTATTTGCAATGCTTATGCCTGTCATCGGTTGTCTACTTTTCAAATTCAGATATTATACGATCCTTGTACCCATGTATGTTGAAATATCATGTAGAAGTAATagctgaaggaaaaaaaaaaaaaaaaaaaaaaaaaaaaaaaaaaaaaaaaaaaaaaaaaaaaaaaagatgtgagGTTAAAGTTTACAATGTTCTAGCCGATAATGTTGCATGGGTGTAATGTTGAAGCCAATGCCAGCATCATATTTTTTCTCTTGCTACAGAGTTGTTTGCAATTAAGGAGGCTTGTGTTTTTGTTGTGGGTTGTGGGTTCCATGATGGAATTATTGAAACTGATTCCCTGCAAGCCGTGAATTTGATTATTGAATCCTTGGAACCTCGAATGCCAGAATGTTTCACGCTTGGATCAGTTCGAATAAAGCTGGGAATTTATATGGATCTTGCCGTTTTACCTGTGTTTTTTCTCCAAGGTCTTGTAATGTTTGTTTCTCGCAAGCTAGCtaaattttctctttctattagTAATGCTTGTATATGGCTAAAAGAGAGCCCTTTATGGCTCAAGGTTTAAGGATTCCCGGGATTTCGATGTATCGGCTCCTCATTGAGAGATAGAATTGATCTCTTGGGAAGTATTTAAAACCTTATGATCATAAGAGATATGCTGACTTGACAAATGCCATTTAGTAACAcctcattaaatatttaaaaactaagAACTTAGTTGGAAAAATGGCATCCTTTAGTGTTTGCCATGTCATTATGTCTTTGAACTTTGAACATAAAGTGGAAGAGGAATATTCCTCGGAAATCAAATCTTACATCTATGAGGAAATCTTCATTAGAAGGATGCTGCTTTcttggtcttcttcttcttcttcccttgtttttttttggttgggtgaATATTGGAAGAATGCTTTCGGGTACAAGCATTGTGAAATTGATGGATAATAATGGGCATAAAGATGGATAGTGGACATTGGGGCTTGGAGCGTTGAGTGCTTGGGAGTTGGGAGTACTTGATGTGCTTCAGTTTTGGAAGCCTATATtacattttctttcttatattCTCTAACAGTTGCACTTGAAGGAGTGGGGTCTGAAAAGGTGGGACATGATAAGGATTGAGATAGGGGTCTCTAGCAGATGTCTGGAAATCACCATCAAAGCCTTTAAAGGGATATGGGTTGCTcactttgaaagaaaaagaaagaaaaagaatcgTTCAATTTGGTCATCAAGTACAATATTTTGATTCTTATATATGTTCCCATTGTTTTCCTTTCATGCATGTACCTTAAAACTCAGGGATTCCAAACAACTCGTAATAGTTTGTGCTTTTGTGGTGTGGAAATATGTTATACTACAATCATTTCCtctttgaaattattattattattttttttttcaaaaaaagcaaAGATGGCGAAATTGCTTTCCACTGTGCCTAAATGATATAATTCTGATAAGGATAAATTTTGTGTAATTTCAACAGAAAATTGAACGacattttttatgtaattgtCACATAAAGTTTATCTTAATCTAaacaaaaattcttttttcACCACGTTTTGAGCATGTTATGGCAATAGACAATTTTTCTGGCATTCCAAAAAGTCAACATGAAGATGAGCCAAAAAaccaaccaaacaaaaaacattaaaaaactaAGTATAAAAATGAAGAGCCATACAAAtagctttaattttttgtttttttttttttcttaaacaccTGCAAAACATAGAGATTGATCACTCTAACCAGCCTTGAATACATAGATTAATTcaatagattttgttttttagctGTACGTGTGTATTTGACCCAAACTTCTTGTGGAAATAGTAAAACCGATTCGATCATCGTACTTGTCAACTTTACCAATATTATCATCCGGGTTAGTTTCGAAAATATGCGGCTTTTGCTAGTGTCAAAAGGGGAAAAAGCCAATAAATGAAAATCAGAAGTTGGTTTCGTTCTTGTCGATTTGTGGAGGAAAAAGTTGAAAGCCGCAGATAGAGTTGGGATTTTCTGGTGCATTGTCAATTCTTTTATGGGGGACCTTTGGGTCAATCCATGGGCCCAGTGATTGGATTCAATGTAGAGGTGCAAATTGGCTTTATTGACCCAAATTACTAGGGTGCACAATAGCCTATGGAGCTCCACACCGTTAAAACTTGAAACTGTGGTCCACTAAACGAGAATTTTTTTAGCatgtggtaaaaatataataaaaaattttaaattttaaatcacttctgtatttttaaattatatcaataattttttttcatttttttttattatgtgtcAACAATTTATACAAGACTATATagaaatctgattttttttcctcACTGAACTGGAAGGCTTTAGATTAAGAGGTCCTTTCAAACCTTGTCTGGTTGCATTTGGAAATTTGGACCTAACTCGAGCTTGCTAACTAATTCTGGAATTAACTTATCCTTGTACCAGTTTTATTTCTAGCTAAGCGACAGGTATTTGCATGCGACCGAGCAACCTGAATGTCCAACAATAATCCCGGATTACTTGCATGTGAATGATAAAAGTATAGTTTTAAAGTAATCAATTTGAAGTTGGTACAAGTTGATTTGTAGGGAGATTATGGAACAcacatctttctttctttctttggtttCACAAATTCAGAATTGACGTTAATTTTGCAAAACCCTTTTTGTTTAATACTAAAAATGGGTGTGTTTTTGGCATTGGAGTTGCAGCTTGTATGACATGAAAAGGGGAGTACTATTTTGTTTTaagtaagattatatatattatatcagcaaaaaaaagtaagattgtatatattatataaatatatatggtgctgtgaaaattttgttgacTAGTTTGAATAGCTCTATGAAGTCTGTACTTGCCACTAAAAATTAAGCATTTAAAAAGTGCCATGCACTGTTGCTCAAAGTTCAAACTGTTGCTCAAAGTTCAAACTAATACATTCACGGGGTGATTAATTAACTGTAAATgtagtagaaatttaaaattttttagaaaaataaatttttttttagataatttaaaaaaaaaatttatggacttcagtagaaaataaatcttacaatatataaaaaatgaaaaaaaatatgaatagtttaaaaaaaatatcattttacaattttttgaaaaattaattttatatatatttttaaatattattttattttttaattttaatatataaatttatttaattacttataaattctatttttttataattaatcatatattataaaaaaaatttaaaaaaatatatattttttgaaaactaaattttaaaaaattaattctcaaaaactagttaatttcaatatatatatatatatatatatatatatatatatatatatatatatatatttttttaccaaacattccataacttaaaaataaatttaaaatttcaaagagATTTATTTCAAGACCAATGCCATCTGCGTATGAGTTCCAACCATGAATTGGGTAGAGGGGTTGGGGTAGCATATATATGGGTActtagataaaaagaaaaaaaaataaaaaaattcaagatcTATGCCAAACGCCTAGAGCAGACAAAAATAAAGTACTCATTTTAAGTCGCATAATCAAGTCTTTTGTGTGTTTCAGTTGCCATTATAACGAAAAGCTAACTGATTGATCATGAAAAGAGAAAcagtaaatatgaaaataataataataatattgaaaatgaaaaatttccCAACCATCTCCATTATGATCCAAGGTTAATAGTATCGAGTAGGTTTCGTTTTGTTGGATTTTAGGTCAGGAATTGAAAGGCAAAATAGTTATGAAAATGTTTGAAAGTGGGATTGGTGGGGGGTTTGGCTATGGCAGTGTCTTCCTCAAAGCAACAATATATATAGTGACTTTTAGTCGACCTCTGACAGGACCTTTGCCCAATTATTGTAAACGACATTGTACTTTTTTCCAAGGATCGATAAATATGTTATGGACCAATAACTATCTttgcatcaattttttttcatatatttatccatattgaaaaaaaaaattaccactgCACATACATATGGTGTCTAATAACACATAATTGAgataaaatatctaaatttgacATCAAACACTTaataaaaacgaaaaaatttcatttagattaTTTCTACTGGTTTTGtcttaatttcattttaatttattttttttaaagttattattaattaattttaacagttactgtttaaattaattaatagaaaatgatatataaatgtattttgatagattatgaaaaatagaaagaggTTAATGATGGAATTCTAAAACCatggtataaa is a window from the Ziziphus jujuba cultivar Dongzao chromosome 11, ASM3175591v1 genome containing:
- the LOC107432335 gene encoding uncharacterized protein LOC107432335 — protein: MGRGRGKGKKHAVIAVREDPGSGDDEKIPAYRRRGRPQKPLQDDIEREEANEKMEEDPEDLKNHISSKSMKYQPIIENGRKRKRSAQVKETIDSVKDEKGVETKPSADDSTKSVGFRQNGSRRKNKPRRAAEAGVECK